One Agrococcus jenensis genomic region harbors:
- a CDS encoding TrkH family potassium uptake protein, producing the protein MAQLRTSDGSTFLSRSRDSLDRFTGSYPARFAIMVFAAMNLLFMLLFMTPWASATGEPTGPVDAFFQAVSVVCVTGLTVVDMSTHWSPFGNAVVLLGVQVGGIGVLTLASILGLTVARKLGLRQKLMAASDSNPSRVRKGVVKEGQAIRLGEVGGLLRTVALSVLVFEAALIVLLYPRILLEGKNPLQALYEATYWSFMAFTNSGFVPTPEGLDPYATDPWFLIVLVLGVFTGSLGFPVYFVLLRHLGRPRQWSLHVKLTISVSLLLFLLGGLSFLVLEWGNPDSWGTDGFGQQLLHAFFLSSMARSGGFALEDLGLLHNSSLLVTDMLMFVGGGSASTAGGIKVTTLAILFLAAIAEARGRKSMEAFGRRIPSDVLRLAVSVTLWSATIVAGVTIVLLEITGAPLSFVLFDVISAFATVGLSTGFTHPGLEDPAKIILAITMFVGRIGSVTLAAALAASQTTQLFTRPEERPIVG; encoded by the coding sequence GTGGCGCAGTTGCGGACGTCGGACGGCTCGACGTTCCTCAGCCGATCCCGCGACTCCCTCGACCGCTTCACGGGCAGCTACCCGGCGCGCTTCGCGATCATGGTGTTCGCCGCGATGAACCTGCTCTTCATGCTGCTCTTCATGACCCCGTGGGCGAGCGCGACCGGCGAGCCGACCGGCCCGGTCGACGCCTTCTTCCAGGCGGTGAGCGTCGTCTGCGTCACGGGCCTCACGGTCGTCGACATGTCGACGCACTGGAGCCCCTTCGGGAACGCGGTCGTGCTGCTGGGCGTGCAGGTGGGCGGCATCGGCGTGCTGACGCTCGCCTCGATCCTCGGCCTGACCGTCGCGCGCAAGCTCGGCCTGCGGCAGAAGCTCATGGCCGCGAGCGACTCCAACCCCTCGCGCGTGCGCAAGGGCGTCGTCAAGGAGGGGCAGGCGATCCGGCTCGGTGAGGTCGGCGGGCTGCTGCGCACCGTGGCGCTGTCGGTGCTCGTCTTCGAGGCCGCGCTCATCGTGCTGCTGTACCCGCGCATCCTGCTCGAGGGCAAGAACCCGCTGCAGGCGCTCTACGAGGCGACCTACTGGTCGTTCATGGCCTTCACGAACTCCGGCTTCGTGCCCACGCCCGAGGGCCTCGACCCCTACGCGACCGACCCGTGGTTCCTCATCGTGCTCGTGCTCGGCGTCTTCACCGGGTCGCTCGGGTTCCCCGTCTACTTCGTGCTGCTGCGGCACCTCGGCCGCCCCCGCCAGTGGTCGCTGCACGTCAAGCTGACGATCTCGGTCTCGCTCCTGCTCTTCCTCCTCGGCGGCCTCTCGTTCCTCGTGCTCGAGTGGGGCAACCCCGACTCGTGGGGCACCGACGGCTTCGGCCAGCAGCTGCTGCACGCGTTCTTCCTGTCGTCGATGGCCCGCTCCGGGGGCTTCGCGCTCGAGGACCTCGGGCTGCTCCACAACTCGAGCCTGCTCGTCACCGACATGCTGATGTTCGTCGGCGGTGGCTCCGCCTCGACCGCCGGCGGCATCAAGGTCACGACCCTCGCCATCCTGTTCCTCGCCGCCATCGCCGAGGCGCGGGGCCGCAAGTCGATGGAGGCGTTCGGCCGCCGCATCCCGTCCGACGTGCTGCGCCTGGCCGTCTCGGTCACGCTGTGGAGCGCGACGATCGTCGCGGGCGTCACGATCGTGCTGCTCGAGATCACCGGCGCGCCGCTGTCGTTCGTGCTGTTCGACGTGATCAGCGCCTTCGCGACCGTCGGGCTCTCGACGGGCTTCACCCACCCCGGCCTCGAGGACCCGGCCAAGATCATCCTGGCCATCACCATGTTCGTCGGACGCATCGGTAGTGTGACGCTCGCCGCCGCGCTGGCGGCGAGCCAGACGACGCAGCTGTTCACCCGCCCAGAGGAGAGGCCGATCGTTGGTTGA
- a CDS encoding 30S ribosomal protein bS22, with translation MGSVVKKRRKRMAKKKHRKLLRKTRHQRRNRK, from the coding sequence ATGGGTTCTGTGGTGAAGAAGCGCCGCAAGCGCATGGCGAAGAAGAAGCACCGCAAGCTGCTTCGCAAGACGCGCCACCAGCGTCGCAACCGCAAGTAG
- the upp gene encoding uracil phosphoribosyltransferase, whose amino-acid sequence MRVHVADHPLITHKLTVLRDERTPSPTFRSLVGELMTLLAYEATRNVRVTPKEITTPVTTTTGVEIAEPRPLVVPILRAGLGMLDGMTTLVPTAEVGFLGMARNETTLEPYTYAERLPEDLSDRQCFVLDPMLATGGSLSAAMRFLFDRGAVDVTAICLLGTPEGIERVERDMDGHDVTIVLGALDERLNEHGFIVPGLGDAGDRLYGTVDH is encoded by the coding sequence ATGCGCGTCCACGTCGCCGACCACCCGCTCATCACGCACAAGCTCACCGTCCTGCGGGACGAGCGCACGCCCTCCCCCACGTTCCGATCGCTCGTCGGGGAGCTCATGACGCTGCTCGCCTACGAGGCGACCCGCAACGTGCGCGTGACGCCGAAGGAGATCACCACGCCGGTGACGACCACGACGGGTGTCGAGATCGCCGAGCCGCGGCCGCTCGTGGTGCCGATCCTGCGCGCCGGCCTCGGCATGCTCGACGGCATGACGACCCTCGTCCCGACGGCGGAGGTCGGGTTCCTCGGCATGGCCCGCAACGAGACGACGCTCGAGCCGTACACGTACGCCGAGCGCCTCCCGGAGGACCTCTCCGACCGCCAGTGCTTCGTGCTCGACCCGATGCTCGCGACCGGCGGCTCGCTGTCGGCGGCGATGCGGTTCCTCTTCGATCGCGGCGCGGTCGACGTCACCGCGATCTGCCTGCTCGGCACGCCCGAGGGCATCGAGCGCGTCGAGCGCGACATGGACGGCCACGACGTGACGATCGTGCTCGGCGCGCTGGACGAGCGCCTCAACGAGCACGGCTTCATCGTGCCGGGGCTCGGCGACGCGGGCGACCGCCTGTACGGCACCGTCGACCACTAG
- a CDS encoding glutaredoxin family protein, which produces MVEITLIGKPGCHLCDEARPIVERVVAGFPEATLTELSILDDPALESRWHDDIPVVLIDGRQHSAWRVDAGKLTDRIQAATAATS; this is translated from the coding sequence ATGGTCGAGATCACGCTCATCGGCAAGCCCGGCTGCCACCTCTGCGACGAGGCACGCCCGATCGTCGAGCGGGTCGTCGCCGGGTTCCCCGAAGCGACGCTCACCGAGCTGTCGATCCTCGACGACCCGGCGCTCGAGTCGCGCTGGCACGACGACATCCCGGTCGTGCTCATCGACGGCCGCCAGCACTCCGCATGGCGCGTCGACGCCGGGAAGCTGACCGACCGCATCCAGGCCGCCACCGCCGCCACGAGCTGA
- a CDS encoding winged helix-turn-helix domain-containing protein has translation MTITALPTRTRRPSLETRVDGSSALAPKRAIAAPARTTARAPQIRPVPDGTEARGFVLYVGLGEDAAASDHIELARLVGELRALTSRLAPSAETHAAVALAPAGAGGRDVDVVRRALQDPAVQQPVVDTDPGIVIDLTRKRVAIGDEIAALTYREFELLQHIVLREGSTVGRCAIIDALWDADDENRPNERTIDVHVRRLRSKLGDYAEIIRTVRGAGYRFDRHADVTVLATGPSPDRF, from the coding sequence GTGACCATCACCGCTCTCCCCACCCGCACCCGTCGCCCGTCGCTCGAGACCCGCGTCGACGGCTCCTCGGCACTCGCCCCGAAGCGCGCCATCGCGGCACCCGCTCGCACGACTGCCCGCGCGCCGCAGATCCGCCCGGTGCCGGACGGCACCGAGGCTCGCGGCTTCGTGCTCTACGTCGGCCTCGGCGAGGATGCGGCCGCCTCCGACCACATCGAGCTCGCTCGCCTGGTCGGTGAGCTGCGCGCCCTCACCTCCCGGCTCGCCCCGAGCGCCGAGACGCACGCCGCCGTCGCGCTCGCCCCGGCCGGCGCGGGCGGCCGCGACGTGGATGTCGTGCGTCGCGCCCTGCAGGACCCGGCCGTGCAGCAGCCGGTCGTCGACACCGACCCCGGCATCGTCATCGACCTGACGCGCAAGCGCGTCGCGATCGGCGACGAGATCGCCGCGCTCACCTACCGCGAGTTCGAGCTGCTCCAGCACATCGTGCTGCGCGAGGGCTCGACGGTCGGACGCTGCGCCATCATCGACGCGCTCTGGGACGCGGACGACGAGAACCGGCCCAACGAGCGCACGATCGACGTGCACGTGCGCCGCCTGCGCTCCAAGCTGGGCGACTACGCCGAGATCATCCGGACGGTGCGCGGCGCGGGCTACCGCTTCGACCGGCACGCCGACGTGACGGTGCTCGCGACCGGCCCGAGCCCCGACCGCTTCTGA
- the tadA gene encoding tRNA adenosine(34) deaminase TadA → MRPAARDEALMRLALDEAAAATTSADVPVGAIVVDASGTVIGTGRNERELRHDPTAHAEVVALREAAARLGSWRLDGCALVVTLEPCVMCAGAILASRVERVVFGAWDDKAGAAGSVVDVLRERRLPHRVEVVAGVLAAEAEAQLRAFFAPRR, encoded by the coding sequence ATGCGGCCTGCGGCACGCGACGAGGCGCTCATGCGCCTCGCGCTCGACGAGGCGGCGGCCGCGACCACGAGCGCCGACGTGCCGGTCGGCGCGATCGTGGTCGACGCATCCGGCACGGTGATCGGCACCGGCCGCAACGAGCGCGAGCTGCGCCACGACCCGACCGCCCACGCCGAGGTGGTGGCGCTGCGCGAGGCGGCGGCCCGGCTCGGCTCCTGGCGCCTCGACGGCTGCGCGCTCGTCGTCACGCTCGAGCCGTGCGTCATGTGCGCGGGTGCCATCCTCGCGAGCCGGGTGGAGCGCGTCGTGTTCGGCGCGTGGGACGACAAGGCGGGCGCGGCGGGCAGCGTGGTCGACGTGCTCCGCGAGCGCCGGCTGCCGCACCGCGTCGAGGTGGTCGCCGGCGTGCTCGCCGCCGAGGCCGAGGCCCAGCTCCGCGCCTTCTTCGCCCCCCGCCGTTGA
- the proC gene encoding pyrroline-5-carboxylate reductase → MPATLPPIAMLGVGSMGGAILAGLARHGAERIVVTNRTAEKAAAVRLDGVESIALADEPDGNARAVAGAKLVVLGVKPAGIVDLAREIAPHLAADAVVVSIAAGTTVASIEAALPASVAVVRAMPNTPSHVGLGVTGAAGGTRASADDVALVARMFEAVGEVIVVDESQIDALSTISGSGPAYVFLLIEELTAAAERMGFTPEQAATMVQGTFRGASELLAADGSVPMTARPAELRRRVTSPKGTTERAVAVLQDARLGEVFDRATAAALARAQELAAG, encoded by the coding sequence ATGCCTGCGACCCTCCCTCCCATTGCCATGCTCGGCGTCGGCTCGATGGGCGGTGCGATCCTCGCCGGGCTCGCCCGCCACGGCGCCGAGCGCATCGTCGTGACGAACCGCACCGCCGAGAAGGCGGCCGCGGTCCGGCTCGACGGCGTCGAGTCGATCGCGCTCGCCGACGAGCCGGACGGCAATGCCCGCGCGGTCGCGGGCGCGAAGCTCGTCGTGCTCGGCGTGAAGCCGGCCGGCATCGTCGATCTTGCGCGCGAGATCGCTCCGCACCTGGCCGCGGACGCCGTGGTCGTCTCGATCGCGGCCGGCACCACCGTGGCGTCGATCGAGGCTGCGCTGCCGGCATCGGTCGCCGTCGTGCGCGCCATGCCGAACACCCCGTCGCACGTCGGGCTCGGCGTGACGGGCGCCGCCGGCGGCACCCGCGCCTCTGCCGACGACGTCGCGCTCGTCGCCCGCATGTTCGAGGCGGTCGGCGAGGTGATCGTCGTCGACGAGTCGCAGATCGACGCGCTCTCGACCATCTCGGGCTCCGGCCCCGCCTACGTCTTCCTGCTCATCGAGGAGCTCACCGCCGCGGCCGAGCGGATGGGCTTCACGCCAGAGCAGGCGGCGACGATGGTGCAGGGCACGTTCCGCGGCGCGAGCGAGCTGCTCGCCGCCGACGGCTCGGTGCCGATGACCGCTCGGCCGGCGGAGCTGCGCCGCCGGGTCACGAGCCCGAAGGGCACGACCGAGCGCGCGGTCGCGGTGCTGCAGGACGCCCGGCTCGGCGAGGTCTTCGACCGCGCGACCGCCGCGGCCCTGGCGCGCGCGCAGGAGCTCGCCGCGGGCTGA
- a CDS encoding 3-keto-5-aminohexanoate cleavage protein, which produces MLVKACLNGARDVSAHPRLRPDPGLLASEAAAAVAAGAAAVHLHPKDADGRDSLAPGDVGRFVAAARAAVDVPVGVTTGAWTGDADARIAVIRGWRTLPDFASVNAHEEGAERVATALLERGVGVEAGLWSVAALERWMRWPMRAACMRVLVEIPDLDDPTAIERLARRLVDGARAAEPSIEVLLHGEERSTWPAIDLALAWRLPTRAGLEDSTLLPDGSVAEGNAALVRAVVERATA; this is translated from the coding sequence ATGCTGGTGAAGGCCTGCCTGAACGGTGCCCGCGACGTGTCCGCCCACCCGCGCCTCCGGCCGGATCCCGGGCTACTGGCAAGCGAAGCGGCGGCCGCCGTCGCGGCAGGCGCGGCCGCGGTGCACCTGCACCCGAAGGATGCGGACGGGCGCGACAGCCTCGCCCCCGGCGACGTCGGCCGCTTCGTGGCGGCCGCCCGCGCCGCCGTCGACGTGCCGGTCGGCGTGACGACGGGCGCGTGGACCGGCGACGCCGACGCGCGCATCGCGGTGATCCGCGGATGGCGCACGCTGCCCGACTTCGCCTCCGTCAACGCGCACGAAGAGGGTGCCGAGCGGGTCGCCACGGCGCTGCTCGAGCGCGGCGTCGGCGTCGAGGCCGGGCTGTGGAGCGTCGCGGCGCTGGAGCGCTGGATGCGCTGGCCCATGCGGGCGGCCTGCATGCGCGTGCTGGTGGAGATCCCGGACCTCGACGATCCGACGGCAATCGAGCGCCTCGCCCGCCGGCTCGTGGATGGCGCACGCGCCGCGGAGCCGTCGATCGAGGTGCTGCTGCACGGCGAGGAGCGATCCACCTGGCCCGCGATCGACCTCGCGCTCGCGTGGCGGCTGCCCACGCGCGCCGGCCTCGAGGACTCGACGCTCCTGCCGGACGGGAGCGTCGCCGAGGGCAACGCCGCCCTCGTGCGGGCGGTCGTCGAGCGCGCGACGGCCTGA
- a CDS encoding YchJ family protein, with protein sequence MTIDDAKRCPCGTGLVYGECCGPIHRREREAATAEVLMRSRFTAFATGDVDWLLASWHPTTRPRSLELDPGIRWLRLEIQGTSGGGPFDREGTVAFEAHWVADGQRGVLRELSSFRRDQGWQYVQGDAV encoded by the coding sequence ATGACGATCGACGACGCGAAGCGCTGCCCGTGCGGGACGGGCCTCGTCTACGGCGAGTGCTGCGGGCCGATCCACCGGCGCGAGCGCGAGGCGGCGACCGCCGAGGTGCTCATGCGCTCCCGCTTCACGGCGTTCGCGACCGGCGACGTCGACTGGCTGCTCGCCTCCTGGCACCCCACGACCCGGCCGCGATCGCTCGAGCTCGACCCGGGCATCCGCTGGCTGCGCCTCGAGATCCAGGGCACGAGCGGCGGCGGCCCCTTCGACCGCGAGGGCACGGTGGCCTTCGAGGCGCACTGGGTCGCGGACGGGCAGCGCGGCGTGCTGCGGGAGCTCAGCAGCTTCCGGCGCGACCAGGGCTGGCAGTACGTGCAGGGCGACGCCGTCTGA
- a CDS encoding ArsR/SmtB family transcription factor: MADIFSVIADSTRRDILSVLLERRGTTGDASVSQIVDALGVPQPTVSKHLRTLRDAGLVTVREDGQHRHYAIVLTPFDEIDDWLMPFIFAEGDQEEATLGAAAFAAWAGVNVQAPLRAAADQARIAAEQARVAAEQALARVADRVEHPAPVGASLGRRAAESVHDVQERVQEARDRIHDVQERLVELQARATQRFDDARDKKRPRGIEGEADDAVEGAEHDGPGHDHAARDSDDARLD; this comes from the coding sequence ATGGCCGACATCTTCAGCGTGATCGCGGACAGCACGCGACGGGACATCCTCAGCGTGCTGCTCGAGCGGCGCGGGACGACGGGCGATGCGAGCGTCAGCCAGATCGTGGATGCGCTCGGCGTGCCGCAGCCGACGGTGTCGAAGCACCTCCGGACGCTCCGCGACGCGGGGCTCGTCACGGTGCGCGAGGACGGCCAGCACCGCCACTACGCCATCGTGCTGACGCCGTTCGACGAGATCGACGACTGGCTGATGCCCTTCATCTTCGCCGAGGGCGATCAGGAGGAGGCGACGCTCGGCGCCGCCGCCTTCGCTGCCTGGGCGGGCGTCAACGTGCAGGCGCCGCTGCGGGCAGCCGCGGACCAGGCCCGCATCGCCGCGGAGCAGGCCAGGGTCGCTGCCGAGCAGGCGCTCGCGCGCGTCGCCGACCGCGTCGAGCACCCGGCGCCCGTCGGCGCCTCGCTCGGCCGTCGTGCCGCGGAGAGCGTGCACGACGTGCAGGAGCGCGTCCAGGAGGCCAGGGACCGCATCCACGACGTGCAGGAGCGGCTCGTCGAGCTGCAGGCGCGCGCGACCCAGCGGTTCGACGACGCCCGCGACAAGAAGCGCCCGCGGGGGATCGAGGGCGAGGCGGACGATGCCGTCGAGGGCGCCGAGCACGACGGCCCGGGGCACGACCACGCGGCGCGCGACAGCGACGACGCCCGCCTCGACTGA
- the aspS gene encoding aspartate--tRNA(Asn) ligase encodes MIHDLASLPDGPVKVQGWVETVRDQKRVQFVILRDESGSAQLVNPVNDDTAETAATISGLMHGSFITVEGDLKADERVKLGGLEVKVRSLTVESVAKDSPIADDSSIDKRLDWRFLDLRRPEAQLIFRVQTTIEHAMRQHWIDEGFIELHTPKLMATASESRAELFEVPYFETTAYLAQSPQLFKQMAQSAGFGKIFEIGPAFRADPSYTSRHATEFTSIDSEISWIDSHEEVMQLHEALLAKAVTAVVERHGAEIEQHFGIALEAPTLPFPRIPHAEVKAIVEARGHTIEREDGDLDPEAERQISAHVKETMGHDFVFVTEFPSSVRPFYHLRPEGRADVTNSYDLIYNGVEISTGAQREHRVEVLEAQIVEKGMNPAELEEYLDFFRYGTPPHGGFGMGLARVVMLMLGLGSIRESTYLFRGPTRLTP; translated from the coding sequence CTGATCCATGACCTCGCATCGCTCCCCGACGGCCCCGTGAAGGTGCAGGGCTGGGTCGAGACGGTGCGCGATCAGAAGCGCGTGCAGTTCGTGATCCTGCGCGACGAGTCGGGCTCCGCCCAGCTCGTGAACCCGGTCAACGACGACACCGCGGAGACCGCCGCGACCATCTCCGGCCTCATGCACGGCTCGTTCATCACCGTCGAGGGCGACCTCAAGGCGGACGAGCGCGTCAAGCTCGGCGGCCTCGAGGTCAAGGTGCGCTCGCTCACCGTCGAGTCGGTCGCGAAGGACAGCCCGATCGCCGACGACTCGTCGATCGACAAGCGCCTCGACTGGCGCTTCCTCGACCTGCGCCGCCCCGAGGCGCAGCTGATCTTCCGCGTGCAGACGACCATCGAGCACGCGATGCGCCAGCACTGGATCGACGAGGGCTTCATCGAGCTCCACACGCCCAAGCTCATGGCGACGGCCTCCGAGTCGCGCGCCGAGCTCTTCGAGGTGCCCTACTTCGAGACCACCGCCTACCTCGCGCAGTCGCCGCAGCTCTTCAAGCAGATGGCGCAGTCGGCCGGCTTCGGCAAGATCTTCGAGATCGGCCCGGCCTTCCGCGCCGACCCCTCGTACACGAGCCGCCACGCGACCGAGTTCACCTCGATCGACAGCGAGATCTCCTGGATCGACTCGCACGAGGAGGTCATGCAGCTGCACGAGGCGCTGCTGGCCAAGGCGGTCACCGCGGTCGTCGAGCGCCACGGCGCCGAGATCGAGCAGCACTTCGGCATCGCGCTCGAGGCGCCCACGCTGCCCTTCCCGCGCATCCCGCACGCCGAGGTCAAGGCCATCGTCGAGGCCCGCGGCCACACGATCGAGCGCGAGGACGGCGACCTCGACCCCGAGGCGGAGCGCCAGATCTCGGCGCACGTCAAGGAGACGATGGGCCACGACTTCGTCTTCGTCACGGAGTTCCCGTCGAGCGTGCGGCCGTTCTACCACCTGCGCCCCGAGGGCCGGGCCGACGTCACGAACTCGTACGACCTCATCTACAACGGCGTCGAGATCTCGACCGGCGCGCAGCGCGAGCACCGCGTCGAGGTGCTCGAGGCGCAGATCGTCGAGAAGGGCATGAACCCCGCGGAGCTCGAGGAGTACCTCGACTTCTTCCGCTACGGCACGCCCCCGCACGGCGGCTTCGGCATGGGCCTCGCGCGCGTCGTCATGCTCATGCTCGGCCTCGGCTCGATCCGCGAGTCGACGTACCTCTTCCGCGGCCCGACGCGCCTGACGCCGTAG
- a CDS encoding cation diffusion facilitator family transporter has protein sequence MSASHGTKAVVAAFLANTGIAITKFIAWFFSGSASMLAEAIHSVADAGNQLLLLLGGRLAKKQATPDHPFGYGRERYVWAFIVALVLFSVGGLFSIFEGISKIQHPHELDIIWLPLVVLGIAIVLESFSFRTAIVEANKVRGKAGWWAFIRKSKSPELPVILLEDLAALVGLVLAFAAVGLTAITGNPLFDAIGTLCIGVLLIAVAAILAVEMKSLLIGEGATREDNARIAALLNAHKGVESVIHMKTLYLGPDELMVAAKIAFPPQSDIEHVSRTINDLEADLRTQVPHARVIYIEPDLYVEQPEIAPSTDHIVIQSGN, from the coding sequence GTGAGCGCATCCCACGGTACGAAGGCCGTCGTCGCGGCGTTCCTCGCGAACACCGGCATCGCCATCACCAAGTTCATCGCCTGGTTCTTCTCGGGCTCCGCGTCGATGCTCGCCGAGGCCATCCACTCGGTCGCCGACGCCGGCAACCAGCTGCTGCTGCTGCTCGGCGGCAGGCTCGCGAAGAAGCAGGCGACGCCCGACCACCCCTTCGGCTACGGCCGCGAGCGCTACGTGTGGGCGTTCATCGTCGCGCTCGTGCTGTTCTCGGTCGGCGGCCTGTTCTCGATCTTCGAGGGCATCTCGAAGATCCAGCACCCGCACGAGCTCGACATCATCTGGCTGCCGCTCGTCGTGCTCGGCATCGCGATCGTGCTCGAGAGCTTCTCGTTCCGGACGGCCATCGTGGAGGCCAACAAGGTGCGCGGCAAGGCCGGCTGGTGGGCGTTCATCCGCAAGTCGAAGAGCCCCGAGCTGCCCGTCATCCTGCTCGAGGACCTGGCCGCGCTCGTCGGCCTGGTGCTCGCCTTCGCCGCCGTCGGCCTCACCGCCATCACCGGCAACCCGCTCTTCGACGCGATCGGCACGCTCTGCATCGGCGTGCTGCTCATCGCCGTCGCCGCGATCCTCGCGGTCGAGATGAAGTCGCTGCTGATCGGCGAGGGCGCGACCCGCGAGGACAACGCGCGGATCGCCGCCCTGCTCAACGCGCACAAGGGCGTCGAGTCGGTCATCCACATGAAGACGCTCTACCTCGGCCCCGACGAGCTCATGGTGGCCGCGAAGATCGCGTTCCCGCCGCAGTCCGACATCGAGCACGTGTCGCGCACGATTAACGACCTCGAGGCCGACCTGCGCACCCAGGTGCCGCACGCGCGCGTGATCTACATCGAGCCGGACCTCTACGTCGAGCAGCCGGAGATCGCCCCCTCCACCGACCACATCGTCATCCAGTCGGGCAACTGA
- a CDS encoding alpha/beta fold hydrolase produces the protein MTVFAMAPDGVRIALHELGDPDGAPVLLIHGFSSNAKRNWIDTRWGDALAERGLRGIAMDLRGHGESDRPSIGYTVPHFLDDVDAVLEQLALPEAPGAVGYSMGARLLWRHAGTRPHAFRALVLGGLPAGDPFQRFDVDLARSALRDEGEPGEMEAFVVELAGVFPEHDPETLVTLAGEVSRTLFDPEAAPPAMPTLLMTGDKDRRAADTQELLPLLPDGRFEPIPGRNHMNAPTSGTFRRRAAEFLAAAR, from the coding sequence ATGACCGTCTTCGCCATGGCCCCCGACGGGGTCCGCATCGCACTGCACGAGCTCGGCGACCCGGACGGCGCTCCGGTGCTGCTCATCCACGGGTTCTCGTCGAACGCGAAGCGCAACTGGATCGACACCCGCTGGGGCGACGCGCTCGCCGAGCGGGGGCTGCGCGGCATCGCGATGGACCTGCGAGGGCACGGCGAGAGCGACCGGCCGTCGATCGGCTACACCGTGCCGCACTTCCTCGACGACGTCGACGCGGTGCTCGAGCAGCTCGCGCTGCCGGAGGCGCCGGGCGCGGTCGGCTACTCGATGGGCGCGAGGCTGCTGTGGCGCCACGCGGGCACGCGGCCACACGCGTTCCGCGCGCTCGTGCTGGGCGGCCTGCCCGCCGGGGATCCGTTCCAGCGGTTCGACGTCGACCTCGCCCGCAGCGCGCTCCGCGACGAGGGGGAGCCGGGCGAGATGGAGGCCTTCGTGGTCGAGCTCGCCGGCGTCTTCCCGGAGCACGATCCCGAGACCCTCGTCACCCTCGCGGGCGAGGTGTCGCGCACGCTCTTCGACCCGGAGGCGGCGCCGCCAGCGATGCCGACCCTGCTGATGACGGGCGACAAGGACCGGCGCGCGGCTGATACGCAGGAACTGCTGCCGCTGCTGCCGGATGGCCGCTTCGAGCCGATCCCCGGTCGCAACCACATGAACGCGCCGACCTCCGGCACCTTCCGGCGGCGTGCGGCCGAGTTCCTCGCCGCCGCGCGCTGA
- a CDS encoding potassium channel family protein, whose translation MVDRIPHDAPVLVIGLGRFGAATAGQLARLDREVLAIDGSIDLVQKWSERLTHTVQADARSIDALKQVGAQDFAIAVCAVGSSIEASVLIVANLVDLGIPQIWAKAISQSHGKILSRIGANHVIYPEAEAGERVAHLVSGRMLDYIQFDDQFAIVKMYPPKHIRGVTLAESRIRSKYHLTVVGVKSPGGEFTYATPETIVSNHDLIIVSGNQADIERFAGLGA comes from the coding sequence TTGGTTGACAGGATCCCGCACGACGCCCCGGTGCTCGTGATCGGCCTCGGCCGCTTCGGCGCCGCGACCGCCGGCCAGCTCGCGCGACTCGACCGCGAGGTGCTCGCCATCGACGGCAGCATCGACCTCGTGCAGAAGTGGTCGGAGCGGCTCACGCACACGGTGCAGGCGGATGCGCGCTCCATCGACGCGCTCAAGCAGGTCGGCGCGCAGGACTTCGCGATCGCGGTCTGCGCGGTCGGCTCGTCGATCGAGGCGTCGGTGCTCATCGTCGCGAACCTCGTCGACCTCGGCATCCCGCAGATCTGGGCGAAGGCGATCAGCCAGTCGCACGGCAAGATCCTCAGCCGCATCGGCGCGAACCACGTCATCTACCCGGAGGCGGAGGCCGGCGAGCGCGTCGCGCACCTCGTGTCGGGCCGGATGCTCGACTACATCCAGTTCGACGATCAGTTCGCGATCGTGAAGATGTACCCGCCGAAGCACATCCGCGGCGTCACGCTCGCGGAGTCGAGGATCCGCTCGAAGTACCACCTGACCGTCGTGGGCGTGAAGAGCCCCGGTGGCGAGTTCACCTACGCGACGCCCGAGACGATCGTCTCGAACCACGACCTCATCATCGTCTCCGGCAACCAGGCCGACATCGAGCGGTTCGCGGGCCTGGGCGCCTGA